The Actinomycetes bacterium region CGTCATGGCCGGAGTGTGGCATCGCGGCTGGGCCGACCGCCACAAGGGAAGGGAGGTCGTCCGGGACCCACGGACCGGCCGGTGTGCCACGCTCCGTACGTGCTCGGCCGCCCGACCTACCTCGACTGCCTCGCGCGTGACATCGGCGCCTTCGCCGACCTGCTTCGCACCGGCGACCTCGCCGTCCCCGTGCCGGACTGCCCCGGCTGGAGCCTGGCGGACCTCGGCGCGCACCTCGGCGGGGTCCATCGGTGGGCGCACGACATCGTCCGGACCGGCTCGCCGGCGGAGCAGCCGGACGGCCCGCGCGAGCGTGCGGCCCTCGTCGCCTGGTTCACCGAAGGCGGAGGGCAGCTCCTCGACGCGCTGACGTCCACCGACCCGGACGCGACGACCTGGACCTTCGGACCGCACCCGCGGCAGGTCTCCTTCTGGGTACGGCGGCAGGCGCAGGAGACCGCGATGCACCTGCTCGACGCACGCCGCGCGGTCGGCGAGTCGGCCGCGTTCGACCCAGAGCTCGCGCCCGACGGGGTCGACGAGGTCGTCGAGATGTTCGTCCCGCGCCAGGTGCGGCTCGGCCGGATCGCGCCGATCCGGGACGGCGTCCTGCTGCGAACAGGCGACGGGCGCGTGTGGCAGCTGGGCTCGGATCCGGCGGTCCCCGCGGTGGCGACGGTGACCGGGACGGCCGAGCAGGTGCTCCTCGCCTTGTGGCGCCGCGAGGACTGGACCTCGCTGCGCGTCGACGGCGACATCGAGGCGGCGCGGTCGGCCTTCTCGGTCGCCCTCACCCCGTGACGTCTCGCGATCCGGTGCACTTGCCGGGGCCGGCGGGACGTTGCGAGGCTTCGCCCGGTCCGTACCGACGGCGGGAGGGGTCGTCATGTCCGACAAGGAGCTCGTCCGTAGGTTCTTCGAGGACCTCATCGCCGGCGGTGACCTGTCGGTGAGCGAGGAGATCGCGGCGCCGACCTACCTGGAGCACGCCGTCGCACCGTTCGGTCATGACGAGCCCGGCGCCG contains the following coding sequences:
- a CDS encoding maleylpyruvate isomerase family mycothiol-dependent enzyme, with translation MCHAPYVLGRPTYLDCLARDIGAFADLLRTGDLAVPVPDCPGWSLADLGAHLGGVHRWAHDIVRTGSPAEQPDGPRERAALVAWFTEGGGQLLDALTSTDPDATTWTFGPHPRQVSFWVRRQAQETAMHLLDARRAVGESAAFDPELAPDGVDEVVEMFVPRQVRLGRIAPIRDGVLLRTGDGRVWQLGSDPAVPAVATVTGTAEQVLLALWRREDWTSLRVDGDIEAARSAFSVALTP